A single window of Liolophura sinensis isolate JHLJ2023 chromosome 6, CUHK_Ljap_v2, whole genome shotgun sequence DNA harbors:
- the LOC135467555 gene encoding sarcoplasmic calcium-binding protein-like has product MAIPENLIQKWTKIFNYRDTDNDGVVRETDFEGYTRHFIQIYGPKAEPVLEINKILWGTMTAKEYKPEITLPEFLDNYTYLWTQDRCGLEEKLKRYTNLCFDAIDTNGDGGISLAEYSVYQNSFGITNHDYIEHIFKQIDVDDNGVISREEFVGEVLEFVLSEDKEAIPDMYDHHKAKTFRK; this is encoded by the coding sequence ATGGCCATCCCAGAAAACCTGATCCAAAAATGGACGAAGATATTCAACTACAGAGACACGGACAATGACGGTGTCGTGCGAGAGACTGACTTCGAGGGCTACACCAGACACTTCATTCAGATCTACGGCCCGAAAGCTGAGCCGGTGCTGGAAATAAACAAGATCTTGTGGGGGACGATGACCGCCAAGGAGTACAAACCGGAAATTACCCTTCCCGAGTTCTTAGACAACTACACTTATCTGTGGACACAGGACCGCTGTGGACTGGAGGAGAAACTTAAACGGTACACTAACCTATGTTTTGACGCCATAGACACAAACGGGGACGGTGGCATTTCTCTAGCAGAGTACAGCGTCTACCAGAACAGTTTCGGGATAACGAACCATGACTACATCGAGCATATTTTCAAGCAGATCGACGTGGATGACAACGGCGTAATCAGCAGAGAGGAGTTTGTCGGCGAAGTTCTCGAGTTCGTCCTGTCTGAAGACAAAGAAGCGATACCAGATATGTACGATCATCACAAGGCCAAAACGTTTCGCAAATGA